Proteins found in one Mytilus edulis chromosome 2, xbMytEdul2.2, whole genome shotgun sequence genomic segment:
- the LOC139510538 gene encoding epithelial membrane protein 2-like, with protein sequence MGLFEGISKFALLSGILTAVGLLVHLIGYGAPNWYEVGSFHSGIWKSCAGSKCADFVGSGSTTGWFIEAVEALETLAFLVILGALIVIGLKLTVMKEKKILPIVIFILQFASVGLIVLGVVIYCMEGPTSNYGYAFFMVIIASVIMLVAGVTSVIDWRCT encoded by the exons ATGGGGTTATTTGAAGGAATTTCGAAATTTGCTCTTCTATCAGGAATTCTGACTGCTGTTGGATTACTTGTACATTTGATCGGTTATGGTGCACCTAACTGGTATGAGGTTGGCAGTTTCCATTCTGGAATTTGGAAATCATGCGCTGGTAGCAAATGCGCAGACTTTGTTGGCAGTGGATCTACCACAG gATGGTTTATAGAGGCAGTCGAAGCCTTGGAGACACTTGCCTTTCTAGTAATACTTGGAGCACTCATCGTTATTGGACTAAAACTTACAGTCATGAAAGAGAAAAAGATATTGCCTATTGTCATCTTTATACTCCAGTTTGCTTCAG TTGGTCTAATCGTTTTAGGTGTGGTCATATATTGTATGGAAGGTCCTACAAGTAACTATGGATACGCATTTTTTATGGTGATTATAGCTTCGGTTATTATGCTTGTCGCTGGAGTCACCAGTGTCATTGATTGGAGATGCACTTAG